A genomic segment from Candidatus Brocadia sinica JPN1 encodes:
- a CDS encoding sterol desaturase family protein: MNIREFVMNHEVVIRLGFFFGILAVMALWELVTPRRVLTASKVFRWINNLGVVFLNSFLLRIIFPTAAVGMAVFAQKHGWGIFNYFQIPQRIVIIVSVVIMDFAIYLQHVMFHAIPVFWRIHRMHHADLDFDVTTGVRFHPLEIMLSMLIKFAVILVLGPPLLAVVAFEVVLNATSMFNHGNVRMLHSVDYVLRWFMVTPDMHRVHHSMEDYEANSNFGFNLPWWDLLLGTYRAQPYMGHEGMTIGLRDFRDTKHCVNLRGMLAIPFIGKITGYAITHRTWGKSTESR; encoded by the coding sequence ATGAACATTCGTGAGTTTGTCATGAACCATGAGGTTGTCATTCGCCTCGGTTTCTTTTTCGGTATCTTGGCGGTTATGGCTTTGTGGGAACTGGTTACACCCAGGCGGGTGCTCACAGCCTCAAAGGTATTTCGCTGGATTAATAATCTGGGAGTCGTGTTCCTGAACAGCTTCCTGTTGCGCATCATCTTTCCCACGGCAGCGGTAGGCATGGCGGTATTTGCTCAAAAGCACGGATGGGGCATTTTCAATTACTTCCAGATACCTCAGAGAATTGTCATCATAGTATCCGTGGTCATCATGGACTTCGCCATCTACCTGCAGCACGTGATGTTCCATGCTATTCCAGTCTTTTGGAGGATACACCGCATGCATCATGCAGACCTGGACTTCGATGTCACCACCGGCGTGCGGTTTCATCCTTTGGAAATCATGCTTTCCATGCTGATCAAGTTTGCAGTAATTTTGGTGCTGGGACCACCCCTGCTGGCGGTTGTCGCATTTGAGGTGGTGCTCAATGCAACGTCCATGTTCAACCATGGTAACGTGCGCATGCTGCACAGTGTAGACTATGTGCTACGGTGGTTCATGGTGACGCCAGATATGCACCGGGTGCACCACTCGATGGAGGACTACGAGGCCAACAGCAACTTTGGCTTCAACCTGCCATGGTGGGACCTCTTGTTAGGCACCTACCGGGCCCAGCCCTACATGGGCCATGAAGGTATGACGATCGGTCTCAGGGATTTTCGGGACACAAAGCATTGCGTAAATTTACGTGGCATGCTAGCGATTCCCTTTATCGGCAAGATTACGGGCTATGCGATCACGCATCGCACATGGGGGAAATCCACTGAAAGCCGTTAA
- a CDS encoding SLC13 family permease, producing MVFWIATLIFLVSFGLIVSEKIDKTKVALIGAGLMIILKIVSQHEAFYDEHYAIDYNVIFLLIGMMIIVDILRKTGIFQFIAIKSAKLAQGRPFPILVFFACITAFASALLDNVTTVLLLVPVALFIAEELELDPFPFMISEVMACNIGGTATLIGDPPNIMIASKVQLTFMDFVYHLTPAVLFVFAGFILTMKFIFGKKMHVKEEVRKKILAMDEYALIKDIGLLKKSLGVLGLVMLGFVFHGMFHYEPATIALVGAAVLLIISKEDVHHVLRELEWSTLFFFIGLFIIVGGVVKVGLISKLSEGLIALTNPNAESMFTLSVVLLWFSAIGSSIVDNIPFVASMIPLVRDTAEAILPGGWDIKPLLQHATLMPVWWSLALGACLGGNGTPIGASANVITIGLSGKAGYPITFRKFLVYSIPITLETLVLSTIYVIIRYYVFV from the coding sequence ATGGTCTTTTGGATTGCCACACTGATATTTCTTGTGTCGTTTGGATTAATTGTCTCGGAAAAAATTGATAAAACAAAGGTGGCATTAATTGGCGCAGGGTTGATGATAATCCTCAAAATCGTCAGTCAGCACGAGGCCTTTTATGATGAACATTACGCGATAGATTATAATGTGATCTTTTTACTCATAGGCATGATGATTATCGTCGACATCCTCAGGAAAACGGGAATATTTCAATTTATCGCGATTAAATCGGCAAAACTTGCACAAGGCAGGCCTTTCCCGATCCTCGTTTTCTTTGCGTGTATAACTGCGTTTGCATCCGCGCTGCTTGATAATGTTACGACCGTTTTGCTTCTTGTTCCTGTCGCGTTGTTCATTGCGGAGGAGTTGGAATTGGACCCATTTCCTTTTATGATTTCCGAGGTCATGGCCTGCAATATTGGCGGCACAGCAACGCTCATTGGCGATCCCCCCAATATCATGATTGCCAGCAAGGTGCAGCTTACCTTTATGGACTTTGTTTATCATCTAACACCCGCCGTGTTATTCGTGTTTGCCGGATTTATCCTGACTATGAAATTCATCTTCGGAAAAAAGATGCATGTGAAAGAAGAAGTGCGGAAGAAGATACTTGCTATGGACGAATACGCATTGATTAAAGACATTGGTTTGTTAAAAAAATCTCTTGGTGTTTTGGGGTTGGTTATGCTCGGCTTTGTCTTTCATGGAATGTTTCACTATGAGCCGGCGACCATAGCGCTCGTCGGCGCGGCAGTGCTGCTCATCATTTCTAAAGAAGACGTGCATCACGTGCTTCGGGAATTAGAATGGTCAACCCTGTTCTTTTTTATAGGATTGTTTATTATCGTAGGTGGTGTTGTTAAGGTCGGCCTCATTTCAAAGCTTTCCGAAGGTCTGATAGCGCTGACAAACCCCAACGCTGAGAGCATGTTCACCCTGTCGGTGGTATTGTTGTGGTTTTCAGCAATAGGCTCATCGATTGTGGATAATATCCCTTTTGTGGCAAGCATGATACCCCTGGTAAGGGATACGGCAGAGGCCATATTGCCGGGAGGATGGGATATTAAACCCCTTCTCCAGCATGCAACCCTTATGCCCGTTTGGTGGTCTCTGGCGCTAGGCGCTTGCCTTGGAGGAAACGGCACCCCGATTGGCGCCTCTGCCAATGTTATTACTATCGGTCTTTCCGGAAAGGCGGGGTATCCCATAACCTTCAGAAAATTTCTTGTCTATTCAATACCAATTACCCTGGAAACACTGGTCTTGTCCACCATCTATGTTATCATCAGATATTATGTGTTCGTCTGA
- a CDS encoding HPP family protein: MKVKDIMSTDPTVVPISGTFLNLMEMLGKIRFHVIFVVDKDEKLAGVVTETDLLKVLMPKYLNTGDALFSIMGEDYFDKRCHECKNLSITEIMSKPIMAATASENDTIIKVAAALLNKKIHAVPVLRDGKVVGIVSRLLLLRYMTKVIKKK, encoded by the coding sequence ATGAAGGTTAAGGACATTATGAGTACAGACCCAACGGTAGTTCCTATCTCAGGCACATTTTTGAACCTTATGGAGATGCTCGGAAAGATCAGATTTCATGTCATATTCGTGGTTGACAAGGATGAAAAACTTGCCGGGGTTGTAACCGAAACGGATCTTTTAAAGGTGCTTATGCCGAAGTATTTAAACACGGGTGATGCGTTATTTTCGATTATGGGCGAAGATTATTTTGACAAAAGATGTCATGAGTGCAAAAATTTAAGTATTACTGAAATTATGTCAAAGCCGATTATGGCCGCTACTGCGAGTGAGAACGACACGATAATCAAGGTGGCCGCCGCCTTGCTGAACAAAAAAATACATGCCGTCCCCGTGTTAAGAGACGGCAAGGTTGTGGGAATTGTGTCCAGATTACTCCTTTTACGATACATGACGAAGGTTATCAAAAAGAAATAG
- a CDS encoding TrmO family methyltransferase domain-containing protein, which yields MTTVKVIERNGNTFKVKGLDVLDGTPLIDIKPYTPPYDAVEGTRYPDWVNKLEY from the coding sequence ATGACTACGGTAAAAGTGATTGAAAGGAACGGGAATACCTTCAAAGTCAAAGGGTTGGATGTATTGGATGGAACACCCCTCATAGACATAAAACCGTATACCCCTCCCTATGATGCCGTTGAAGGAACGAGATATCCCGACTGGGTAAATAAACTCGAATATTGA
- the ltrA gene encoding group II intron reverse transcriptase/maturase, with protein sequence MTNASISLQELRRKIYIKAKTDKHGRFWGLYCHISKDELLREAYRLAKANDGAPGIDGKDFEDIEREGLEGFLEGIRQELLERTYRPLPNRRVEIPKGNGKTRTLGIPTIRDRVVQGALKLILEPIFEADFKDCSYGYRPKRHAHQAIDRVTKGILHGLTRVVDVDLSGYFDNIRHHKLLEKIARRVQDDDILHLLKLILNANGRKGVPQGGVISPLLSNIYLNEVDEMMERAREVTRRKGYDNLGFIRSADDMVILVHGHPKEDWLLQKVQKRLKEELDNLEVEMNLEKTKVVDLKKGGSFSFLGFDIRLNRNWKSKIYVSKTPRKKKCIEIGKRIRAVLKANWNKPLKEVIQAVNAVIRGWVNYFRIGNSNSTFCKVRNYTEKKVRRFVTKRKKRKGFGWKRWSREVIYQEWGLYNDYRIQYLHPKTASCR encoded by the coding sequence ATGACAAATGCTTCCATAAGTCTGCAGGAACTGAGGAGGAAGATATACATCAAGGCGAAGACCGACAAGCACGGGAGGTTTTGGGGATTATACTGTCATATCAGCAAGGATGAACTTCTGAGAGAAGCCTATCGACTGGCAAAGGCCAACGATGGAGCACCTGGAATCGATGGGAAGGACTTTGAGGACATCGAGAGGGAAGGACTGGAAGGATTTCTGGAAGGGATAAGGCAGGAACTCCTCGAACGGACGTACCGGCCGTTGCCCAACAGACGGGTAGAGATACCGAAAGGCAACGGCAAGACCCGAACCCTTGGAATACCGACGATAAGAGATCGGGTAGTCCAAGGGGCACTGAAGCTCATACTTGAGCCGATATTTGAGGCAGATTTCAAGGACTGTTCCTATGGGTACAGACCGAAGCGTCATGCACATCAGGCGATAGATCGGGTGACAAAAGGCATACTCCACGGATTGACCAGAGTAGTGGATGTAGACTTGAGCGGATATTTTGACAACATAAGGCATCACAAACTGTTGGAAAAAATAGCCAGGAGGGTGCAGGATGATGACATTCTGCATCTTTTAAAACTCATCCTCAATGCGAACGGGCGGAAGGGAGTGCCGCAGGGTGGAGTGATATCTCCGCTACTATCGAACATCTACCTGAACGAAGTGGATGAGATGATGGAACGGGCACGGGAAGTAACCCGACGTAAAGGATATGATAACCTTGGCTTTATACGGAGTGCGGACGATATGGTCATACTCGTGCACGGGCATCCGAAAGAGGACTGGTTGCTCCAGAAAGTACAGAAACGACTCAAGGAAGAGCTGGACAACTTAGAGGTTGAAATGAATCTGGAGAAGACGAAGGTAGTAGACCTCAAAAAGGGAGGTAGTTTCAGCTTTTTGGGATTTGATATACGCCTGAACCGCAATTGGAAAAGCAAGATCTATGTCAGCAAGACGCCGCGGAAGAAGAAGTGCATTGAAATCGGCAAGAGAATAAGAGCAGTGCTCAAGGCAAACTGGAACAAGCCTTTAAAAGAAGTAATTCAGGCAGTAAATGCAGTAATACGAGGTTGGGTGAATTACTTTCGGATAGGCAATAGCAACAGTACTTTCTGTAAAGTCAGGAATTATACTGAGAAGAAGGTGAGACGGTTTGTCACGAAGAGGAAGAAACGCAAGGGCTTCGGCTGGAAGCGGTGGAGTAGGGAGGTAATATATCAGGAATGGGGATTGTATAATGATTATCGAATACAATACTTACACCCGAAAACAGCTTCATGTCGATAG
- a CDS encoding PadR family transcriptional regulator yields the protein MNNINESMLRDIHLAFIKMHILYHASKEEVFGIGLIEELGRHGYKLSPGTLYPTLAKMQEAGLLTCECRTVRHKQRKYYKITHAGLELLDEVKVKLKELYDEVVKGK from the coding sequence ATGAACAATATTAATGAATCCATGTTACGAGACATCCATCTCGCATTTATAAAAATGCATATCCTTTACCATGCCTCAAAAGAGGAGGTCTTTGGCATTGGTTTGATTGAAGAACTAGGGAGACATGGATACAAGCTTAGTCCGGGTACGTTGTATCCAACGTTGGCAAAGATGCAGGAAGCGGGTCTTTTGACCTGTGAATGCAGGACTGTCCGACACAAACAGCGGAAATATTACAAGATTACTCATGCCGGTCTTGAGCTGCTCGACGAGGTAAAGGTCAAGTTGAAGGAATTATATGACGAGGTTGTGAAAGGAAAATGA
- a CDS encoding 4Fe-4S binding protein: MKNNSDYQGYDVLRIRPIRSMVLWPGFPYIFQATMLAVFISLAVIGCGHFAPEGVNDKLYAKTNIVNLMVWGLWWPSMVWLAVLFGRVWCMVCPLELVANGTERVARRLGVKQLVLGKWLRSGALIVGIYALIQLLVAGAHLHRVPAYTSLFLWGLLGTAGLVGFFIKDRAFCRGFCPVGLLLSTYGRGGMLAVRAGSGRICNTCTGKDCIMACNRTKLSGRSCPSLLNPPKLNSNRDCLVCGQCIKACKPDNMQLILRRPFHPSDVREPAASWPVTIFVIIVSGFVTGELCSEWKTAQSVFLWLPDHFTEYFSLSSVGGWIEGVWMIGIYPLLLWFVLGILAAFNSDNAFVVIRSWRFLALPLAVIVSSGHMAKGLAKFTSWIGFFPHALKDPMGIMTASGISSKAIQQPVPLLSISVVSLIGMALVITGIYFSIREARLANPETYHQRLAPKLVLVVLFAFIIFGWGYIK, encoded by the coding sequence ATGAAAAACAATTCTGATTATCAAGGATATGATGTACTAAGAATACGGCCAATTCGGTCGATGGTTTTATGGCCAGGATTTCCTTATATTTTCCAGGCAACGATGCTTGCGGTATTTATTTCCCTTGCAGTTATTGGTTGTGGCCATTTTGCACCGGAAGGGGTGAATGATAAACTTTACGCAAAGACGAATATTGTTAATTTAATGGTTTGGGGACTATGGTGGCCTTCCATGGTGTGGCTTGCCGTTTTATTCGGGCGGGTTTGGTGTATGGTGTGTCCTTTAGAGCTTGTTGCCAATGGAACCGAACGAGTTGCACGAAGATTGGGAGTCAAACAACTTGTTCTTGGCAAGTGGTTACGGTCGGGTGCGTTGATCGTTGGAATATACGCCCTTATCCAATTACTTGTCGCCGGTGCACATCTGCACCGCGTTCCGGCTTATACCTCATTGTTTCTATGGGGATTGCTTGGGACGGCTGGACTGGTTGGTTTCTTTATAAAAGACCGTGCCTTTTGCCGTGGATTCTGTCCGGTGGGACTTTTGTTAAGTACCTACGGACGAGGCGGGATGCTGGCGGTACGCGCCGGGTCGGGCCGGATCTGTAATACCTGTACGGGCAAGGATTGCATTATGGCATGCAACCGGACCAAACTTTCTGGACGCAGCTGCCCAAGTCTGCTGAATCCTCCGAAATTGAACAGCAATCGTGATTGTCTTGTCTGCGGTCAGTGCATAAAAGCGTGCAAGCCTGATAATATGCAATTAATCTTGCGCCGTCCCTTTCATCCATCAGACGTTCGCGAACCCGCCGCCTCATGGCCTGTCACCATTTTTGTCATAATAGTTTCCGGATTTGTAACCGGGGAGTTGTGCAGTGAATGGAAAACTGCTCAATCCGTGTTTCTCTGGCTTCCTGATCATTTTACAGAATACTTTAGTCTTTCTTCTGTGGGAGGGTGGATTGAGGGCGTATGGATGATAGGTATATATCCATTACTATTATGGTTTGTGCTTGGTATTTTGGCTGCTTTCAATAGCGATAATGCATTTGTAGTAATAAGGTCATGGCGGTTCCTGGCGCTTCCTTTAGCAGTCATCGTTTCTTCAGGACACATGGCGAAAGGACTGGCAAAGTTTACTTCCTGGATAGGCTTCTTTCCTCATGCATTAAAAGACCCTATGGGCATTATGACCGCTTCAGGGATAAGTTCAAAAGCTATTCAGCAACCGGTGCCTCTTTTATCAATATCTGTTGTTTCTCTTATAGGAATGGCACTCGTTATTACGGGCATTTATTTCTCCATACGTGAAGCTCGTTTGGCCAATCCTGAGACCTACCATCAGCGTTTGGCCCCAAAATTAGTACTGGTTGTTCTCTTTGCTTTTATCATATTTGGGTGGGGTTACATAAAGTAA
- a CDS encoding sulfite exporter TauE/SafE family protein — protein MVYLIICAIALIVSALTLFSGFGLGTLLMPAFAIFFPVEIAIATTAIVHLANNIFKLALVGKMADFKIVLKFAIPASIMAIAGALLLNYFANIQPVAEYHLAGKTFTITAVKLVIAILLAIFAILELSPRFEKLEFHPKYVPLGGALSGFFGGLSGQQGALRSAFLIRTGLKKESFIGTSVVSVVVVDISRLIVYGVTFFSKNLAVIQNQVGIGLVIAATLTAFLGSFLGSRLIKKITMRTIQIIVGILLFFISIMLGVGLI, from the coding sequence ATGGTTTATCTGATTATCTGTGCTATTGCCCTTATTGTTTCTGCCTTAACGCTCTTTTCGGGTTTTGGGCTGGGAACGCTCCTTATGCCCGCCTTTGCAATCTTTTTCCCCGTAGAAATTGCCATTGCAACAACTGCCATCGTCCATCTGGCAAACAACATCTTTAAGCTGGCACTCGTTGGTAAGATGGCGGATTTTAAAATAGTACTTAAATTTGCTATCCCTGCCTCAATTATGGCCATTGCCGGGGCATTGTTGTTGAACTATTTTGCAAATATTCAACCCGTTGCAGAATACCATCTTGCAGGAAAAACCTTTACCATTACGGCCGTAAAGCTGGTGATTGCTATTCTTTTAGCAATTTTCGCAATCTTAGAACTCAGCCCTCGTTTTGAAAAACTTGAGTTTCATCCGAAGTATGTTCCACTCGGCGGGGCGCTTTCAGGATTCTTCGGAGGACTGTCAGGTCAACAAGGTGCCCTGCGCTCCGCCTTTTTGATCAGGACAGGACTGAAAAAAGAATCCTTTATTGGAACGTCGGTTGTTTCCGTTGTTGTCGTAGATATATCACGTCTGATTGTTTATGGGGTCACCTTCTTTTCAAAAAATCTTGCTGTAATTCAGAATCAGGTTGGGATTGGATTGGTTATCGCTGCTACCTTAACAGCATTTTTGGGATCATTTCTTGGCTCGCGCCTGATCAAAAAAATCACCATGCGTACCATCCAGATTATTGTTGGGATATTATTATTTTTTATATCGATTATGTTGGGGGTTGGATTGATATGA